The following coding sequences are from one Octopus bimaculoides isolate UCB-OBI-ISO-001 chromosome 3, ASM119413v2, whole genome shotgun sequence window:
- the LOC106868050 gene encoding ficolin-1, with protein MISKFIFLLCCLPLVSSKSCIHLKMSLIHIRKRMIEMDKKIDAIYAEITKPEEVPYDCEDVKEKSKEPDLESGVYIIEVPGCSRKKVYCNFTNDESWTTISRRVHDQNIFNRTWDEYAKGFGKGKADYWLGNDIIHSLTNMHKYKLRISMEGFGIKNGKAYSLYESFQIGHKNLSYPLILGKYLPKESNGGDSFRPTSRCNETANYNKTFSTVDYGVATQCAKRRSGGWWFTDCGCSNLNGEIIPGGSISSSDYKRGIYWDTLYYNLWDMKSPLRKVVLEIARV; from the exons atgatttcaaaatttatatttttgttatgttgCTTGCCGCTAGTTTCATCAAAAAGTTGCATACATCTAAAAATGTCGCTCATTCATATTCGGAAGAGGATGATTGAAATGGACAAAAAAATTGACGCCATTTATGCAGAAATTACTAAACCGG aggAAGTGCCATATGATTGTgaagatgtaaaagaaaaatccAAAGAACCAGATTTGGAAAGTGGAGTTTATATTATTGAAGTGCCTGGCTGTTCACGAAAGAAAGTGTATTGTAATTTTACTAACGATGAATCTTGGACGACTATTTCTCGCCGGGTTCAtgaccaaaatatttttaatagaacTTGGGATGAGTATGCTAAAGGTTTTGGAAAAGGTAAAGCGGATTATTGGCTTGGCAACGATATTATACATAGCCtgacaaatatgcataaatataagctGCGAATTTCTATGGAAGGTTTCGGTATAAAAAATGGCAAAGCATATTCTTTGTATGAAAGTTTCCAAATTGGCCACAAAAATCTTTCATATCCGTTAATCTTAGGGAAGTATCTCCCGAAAGAAAGTAACGGTGGAGATAGTTTTCGACCTACCAGCAGATGCAATGAAACCGCTAATTATAATAAAACCTTCTCGACTGTTGATTATGGCGTAGCGACTCAGTGTGCCAAGAGACGCAGCGGTGGTTGGTGGTTTACCGACTGTGGTTGTTCTAATTTGAACGGTGAAATAATCCCGGGTGGCTCCATCTCATCGTCTGATTACAAAAGAGGAATTTATTGGGACACTCTTTACTATAATCTGTGGGATATGAAATCTCCTTTACGTAAAGTTGTTTTGGAAATCGCAAGGGTTTGA